A stretch of the Chloroflexota bacterium genome encodes the following:
- a CDS encoding nicotinate-nucleotide adenylyltransferase — translation MRRLGIMGGTFDPPHTGHLAAAEMARAELGLERILWVPANRSPWKMSRLISTTEQRLELVRLAIAGHAQFELSRVDVDRPAPSYTYETLGILAAQNPDAELFFIMGLDSLRDLGNWHRAAEIVRLARLVVCARPGVAMDVGQMMDLLHGLPDLFNRLTFVEMPELEIAASNLQERVRRGQSIRYLVPDAVRDYIEANRLYRDS, via the coding sequence ATGCGACGGCTGGGCATCATGGGCGGTACGTTCGATCCGCCGCATACCGGGCACCTGGCGGCGGCCGAGATGGCGCGCGCGGAACTTGGGCTGGAGCGCATCCTGTGGGTGCCGGCCAATCGCTCGCCGTGGAAAATGTCGCGGCTGATCAGCACGACCGAGCAGCGCCTCGAGCTGGTGCGCCTGGCCATCGCCGGCCACGCGCAGTTTGAGTTGAGCCGGGTGGACGTGGACCGCCCGGCGCCGTCATATACCTACGAGACGCTGGGCATACTGGCGGCGCAAAACCCCGACGCCGAACTGTTCTTCATCATGGGCCTCGATTCGCTGCGCGATCTCGGCAATTGGCATCGCGCCGCCGAGATCGTGCGCCTGGCGCGCCTGGTCGTCTGCGCGCGGCCTGGCGTGGCCATGGATGTGGGCCAGATGATGGATCTGCTGCACGGCCTGCCCGATCTGTTCAATCGCCTGACGTTCGTCGAAATGCCGGAGCTTGAGATCGCCGCCAGCAACCTGCAGGAGCGTGTGCGTCGCGGCCAAAGCATCCGCTACCTGGTACCGGATGCCGTCCGCGATTATATTGAGGCCAACCGGCTCTATCGCGACAGTTGA
- a CDS encoding uroporphyrinogen decarboxylase, which yields MNKRERILAAANRQPVDRVPVAFWRHFPGDDQRAADLAEATIAFQSKYDFDFVKVSPANSHPAGDWGAVTAFRGNMEGTRDYLERPITQASDWRTLKPLDVTQGILGESLATLRLLKAAWGDTAPFIQTVFSPLMVARYLRGDTLWFVDMREHPADFAAGIEVITESMSRFARAAIEAGAAGLFFALQNATYRHVSESEYRASGLPNDLKIIESANAAGAWFTLLHMHGDDIMFQLVKEYPVQAVNWHDRTTRPSLREARSQFGGALVGGVAQHTTLLTGTPADVSVQVRDALAQTGGIGHIVGAGCVLPIPTPESNIKAAINTVLTHV from the coding sequence ATGAACAAGCGTGAGCGCATTCTGGCGGCCGCTAACCGTCAGCCGGTGGACCGGGTGCCGGTCGCATTCTGGCGGCACTTCCCCGGCGATGACCAGCGCGCGGCTGATCTGGCCGAGGCGACGATCGCCTTCCAGTCCAAATACGACTTCGACTTTGTGAAGGTCAGCCCGGCCAACAGCCACCCGGCCGGCGACTGGGGCGCCGTGACGGCGTTTCGCGGCAACATGGAAGGTACGCGCGACTACCTGGAGCGGCCCATCACGCAGGCGTCGGACTGGCGCACGCTGAAGCCGCTCGATGTGACGCAGGGCATCCTGGGCGAATCGCTGGCGACGCTCCGCCTGCTCAAGGCGGCCTGGGGCGACACGGCGCCGTTCATTCAGACCGTGTTCAGCCCGCTGATGGTCGCGCGCTACCTGCGCGGCGACACGCTCTGGTTTGTCGACATGCGCGAGCACCCGGCGGACTTTGCCGCCGGGATTGAGGTCATCACCGAGTCGATGTCGCGCTTCGCGCGTGCCGCCATCGAAGCGGGCGCGGCCGGTCTCTTCTTCGCGCTCCAGAACGCTACCTACCGCCACGTCAGCGAGTCGGAGTACCGCGCTTCCGGCCTGCCGAATGACCTGAAAATCATCGAGTCGGCCAATGCGGCCGGCGCATGGTTCACGCTGTTGCATATGCACGGCGACGACATCATGTTTCAATTGGTAAAGGAGTATCCGGTGCAGGCCGTCAACTGGCACGACCGCACAACCCGGCCGTCGCTGCGCGAGGCGCGCAGCCAGTTCGGCGGCGCGCTCGTAGGCGGCGTGGCGCAGCACACGACACTGCTGACCGGCACGCCGGCCGACGTCTCGGTGCAGGTGCGCGATGCGCTGGCGCAGACCGGCGGCATCGGCCATATCGTCGGGGCGGGCTGCGTCCTGCCGATCCCGACGCCGGAGTCGAACATCAAGGCGGCGATCAACACTGTGCTGACGCACGTCTGA
- the rbsK gene encoding ribokinase codes for MPARVVVVGSLNMDLIVRTPRMPAPGETILGGRFGTAPGGKGANQAVAAARLGGAVRMIGRVGRDGYGEELRATLARDGVDVARVGVDPDAATGVAFIAVDDSSQNSIIVASGANMRVSAADVDAARDVIAGAGMLVLQLEVPLEANERAIAIARAAGVPVILNPAPARPLPAGLIAQVDYLIPNESEASLLTGVNVSDVASAETAARQLMAQGARTVIVTLGAKGALVVEVGGATLLPPFAVKAVDTTAAGDAFVGALSVALAQGMPLAGAARFASAAGALTVTKPGAQPSLPRLADVQALLGA; via the coding sequence ATGCCTGCACGCGTCGTAGTCGTCGGCAGCCTGAACATGGACCTGATCGTCCGCACCCCGCGCATGCCCGCGCCCGGCGAGACGATCCTCGGCGGCCGCTTTGGCACCGCACCGGGCGGCAAAGGCGCCAACCAGGCGGTCGCCGCCGCGCGGCTGGGCGGCGCCGTGCGCATGATCGGGCGCGTCGGCCGCGACGGGTACGGCGAGGAACTGCGCGCCACGCTGGCGCGCGACGGCGTGGACGTCGCGCGGGTCGGTGTCGATCCCGACGCCGCGACTGGCGTCGCATTTATCGCCGTGGATGACAGCAGCCAGAACAGCATCATCGTGGCGTCGGGCGCAAACATGCGCGTTAGCGCGGCCGACGTGGACGCCGCGCGCGACGTGATCGCCGGGGCGGGCATGCTGGTGCTGCAACTGGAAGTGCCGCTGGAAGCCAACGAGCGGGCAATTGCGATTGCGCGCGCGGCCGGCGTGCCGGTCATTCTCAACCCGGCACCGGCGCGGCCGCTGCCCGCCGGACTGATCGCCCAGGTGGATTACCTGATCCCAAACGAGAGCGAAGCATCCCTGCTGACCGGCGTGAACGTGTCGGATGTGGCGAGCGCGGAAACGGCTGCGCGGCAGTTGATGGCGCAGGGCGCGCGCACCGTGATCGTGACGCTCGGGGCGAAGGGCGCGCTGGTCGTTGAGGTCGGCGGTGCAACGCTGCTGCCGCCGTTCGCCGTGAAAGCGGTCGATACGACGGCCGCCGGCGACGCGTTTGTCGGCGCGCTATCAGTGGCGCTGGCGCAGGGCATGCCGCTGGCCGGCGCGGCGCGCTTCGCGAGCGCGGCGGGCGCGCTGACCGTCACCAAGCCCGGCGCGCAGCCGTCGCTGCCGCGCCTCGCCGACGTGCAGGCACTGCTGGGCGCCTGA
- a CDS encoding TraR/DksA C4-type zinc finger protein produces MAHTKQAERAHIEHEIAEVQGELERLREKLENKPEWTLGAGDPSVQEWEMNYTLKQDAERRLKSLQVALDKVEHGRYAICEVCGQPIDPERLAIVPETTRCVVCARKKH; encoded by the coding sequence ATGGCGCACACGAAACAAGCCGAACGAGCGCACATCGAACACGAAATCGCCGAGGTGCAGGGCGAACTGGAGCGATTGCGTGAGAAGCTTGAAAACAAGCCGGAGTGGACGCTGGGCGCGGGCGATCCGAGCGTGCAGGAGTGGGAGATGAACTACACGCTGAAGCAGGACGCTGAACGCCGGCTCAAGTCACTGCAGGTCGCGCTCGACAAGGTCGAGCACGGCCGCTATGCCATCTGCGAGGTCTGCGGCCAGCCGATCGACCCCGAGCGACTAGCGATCGTGCCGGAGACGACGCGCTGCGTGGTCTGCGCGCGCAAAAAGCATTAG
- a CDS encoding GAF domain-containing protein, whose product MTSTPLPIIARLRPYLRIIEAIAWIGWASFTAFSLWGPVNPDHRMWLVAYNFAAGLYTLFLFHYLIDRFGTHPVFYFAQMTYGVIVCALSVWLTDGLNGTLDAFMALLVVGGAVVGGRRLGLYTATLAMAATLVLDLRRFDPSELILSTILRGGVFGALALMVHTGMEYMAAQGQRAVELTLQAARQTARQLAQMQALHAMSVAVGSSLDLPVVLNLALAKATEVLRLDAGLIVLANVDTQNIETAAHHGLSERLSAQTGRFKLRIGEGLIGAVMTDGRPVCTDDLAHAPRLRLTNFPSEGFRSFIGIPLKNGAQSFGALIMLSREALLPDASDLEFLGAIGEQLGLAIQHARSYSAEYAQRRLAESFSRIAQAIGEGRDLPWALDVVLAELQTVVPYGAAAVLVRESDALAAKSSRGRTVESANTLGHAIVTPAVWRDLERGEPVTAGDVALDPLSGIRAWVCEPLTRPDGLAGALLVDFPEPRAFTADELQLLVAFARQATTAIDRAQLVARADRRLQQLAALNLVGQAVSSALELPRVLQTAYEQVLSLTGNRDFYVALYDEAADEVRFPLYYEHGNLIQRESRHNSNGLTEHVIHQRRAVLINDDLSEYGRRNNVTVLGTPAQSWLGVPLLKGARIIGAMAVQDYERAGAYDSEDVELLQTLAGQLSVAIDNAQFYESVRRNLAETEALFAFAQRARETSDMAAIAEAAVAAALAVMPVDDAILHLSDGDPPVLTPLSAFVNGHAYSAAESRRPVEDMLGAPAIGGVTGWVLTHRQAQRIGDVRRDSRFVGNLDMRSELCMPIIRRDQVLGVFNVECAALDAYDARHERFMQTLAGHLAVAIESARLAEAERQRARELAGQYEISQAFGALGSTRATYAEVTRRIAQVFGVQSAVILLYDDETKRMRAQEPAYGASPELLADAHYLMNEFSRAVWDPYHEPVWIVNDVEGATASVRRLASRFDARQWLAAAMFGQGGLIGALYIFKRIVPGQFTARDGQLMVVLARQAALAIENARLIDTERRSRMQLALVNQIDRLAGSSLDLDPLMRDLVRRIREAWRYPGVSIFYAEGDELVQGASDAAWDAPPGYRQPISQGTLGWVARHRQPRLVNDVTRAKEFVDPAGIGMRSELIVPLIARDELVGVLALAGDQPNEFDGADLAAMQTIADQVAQAIFNARLYQTERRRANQIATVSQLGREITSMLNLSDLLNRSVQLVCTQFQFARVRIFLADFEKDIAWVAAAAGQDKLSSPSTLPIRSLAAAARAINEQRPFHDETDPRAGVLLAVPIHSAERTLGALEVQARSSIRFGADDEAIVQTLADQLAVAISNAELHMAVERQARTDSLTGVFNHSHFLERLQDALSAAVAGRASLSLIMLDIDYFKQYNDKYGHVMGDRVLGTIVQAIRRNIKQGDIVGRWGGEEFGIGLPGANAGQALRVAGRIRATLAGMPLADERGRDIPKPTISQGLAVYPDHGQTLEELVDLSDRMLYEAKSRGRDQVILYSPDSSGIQIRLPIQEDSDEQA is encoded by the coding sequence GTGACTTCCACACCGCTTCCCATCATCGCGCGCCTGCGCCCGTACCTGCGCATCATCGAAGCCATCGCCTGGATCGGATGGGCTTCGTTCACAGCATTTTCGCTGTGGGGGCCCGTCAACCCCGATCATCGCATGTGGCTGGTCGCCTACAACTTCGCTGCCGGCCTGTATACGCTTTTCCTCTTTCACTACCTGATTGACCGCTTTGGCACTCACCCAGTCTTTTACTTCGCGCAGATGACCTACGGCGTGATCGTCTGCGCGCTGTCCGTCTGGTTAACAGACGGCTTGAACGGTACGTTGGATGCGTTCATGGCCCTGTTAGTCGTCGGCGGGGCCGTGGTGGGCGGCCGCCGTCTCGGGCTGTACACGGCGACGCTGGCCATGGCGGCCACGCTGGTGCTGGACCTGAGGCGGTTTGACCCCAGCGAGTTGATCTTGAGCACCATCCTGCGCGGCGGCGTCTTCGGTGCGCTGGCGCTCATGGTGCATACGGGTATGGAGTACATGGCGGCGCAGGGCCAGCGGGCGGTGGAACTGACCCTGCAGGCTGCCCGCCAGACGGCGCGGCAGTTGGCGCAGATGCAGGCGCTGCACGCGATGAGCGTGGCGGTGGGCTCCTCGCTGGACCTGCCGGTGGTGTTGAACCTGGCGCTGGCGAAAGCCACCGAGGTGCTGCGCCTGGATGCCGGACTCATCGTGCTTGCCAATGTGGACACGCAGAATATCGAAACGGCCGCGCATCATGGTTTGTCCGAGCGGCTGTCCGCGCAAACCGGCCGATTCAAGCTTCGCATTGGCGAGGGATTGATTGGCGCGGTCATGACAGACGGGCGTCCGGTATGCACGGACGATCTGGCCCATGCCCCGCGCCTGCGGCTTACTAACTTTCCGAGCGAAGGCTTTCGCTCGTTTATCGGCATCCCGCTGAAGAACGGAGCGCAATCCTTTGGCGCGCTGATCATGTTGTCGCGCGAGGCGCTGCTGCCCGACGCCTCTGATCTGGAATTTCTCGGCGCGATCGGCGAGCAACTGGGGTTGGCGATCCAGCATGCGCGCTCGTATTCCGCCGAGTACGCGCAGCGCCGCCTGGCCGAATCGTTTAGCCGCATCGCGCAGGCCATCGGCGAGGGGCGCGATCTGCCATGGGCGCTGGATGTCGTGCTGGCCGAGTTGCAGACTGTCGTGCCATACGGCGCGGCCGCTGTGCTGGTGCGCGAAAGCGACGCGCTGGCTGCAAAATCATCGCGCGGCCGCACCGTTGAGTCGGCAAACACCCTCGGGCATGCGATTGTGACGCCCGCGGTGTGGCGTGATCTGGAGCGCGGTGAGCCGGTAACGGCTGGCGACGTGGCGCTCGATCCGCTGTCTGGCATCCGCGCCTGGGTGTGCGAGCCGCTGACCCGCCCCGACGGCCTGGCCGGCGCCCTGCTGGTGGATTTTCCCGAGCCGCGCGCGTTCACGGCCGACGAGTTGCAGTTGCTGGTAGCGTTTGCGCGGCAGGCGACGACGGCCATCGATCGCGCGCAGTTGGTGGCCCGGGCCGATCGCCGCCTGCAGCAACTGGCCGCGCTCAACCTGGTCGGCCAGGCCGTGAGTTCCGCGCTCGAATTGCCGCGTGTGCTGCAGACCGCCTACGAGCAGGTGTTGTCGCTGACAGGCAACCGCGATTTCTACGTTGCGCTGTACGATGAAGCAGCCGATGAAGTGCGCTTCCCGCTCTACTACGAGCACGGCAACTTGATTCAACGCGAATCGCGCCACAACAGCAACGGATTGACCGAGCACGTCATTCATCAGCGCCGCGCCGTGCTCATCAATGACGATCTGTCCGAGTATGGCCGCCGCAACAATGTGACGGTGCTGGGCACTCCCGCGCAGTCCTGGCTGGGCGTGCCGCTGCTCAAAGGCGCGCGCATCATCGGTGCGATGGCCGTGCAGGATTACGAGCGCGCCGGCGCGTACGACAGCGAAGATGTCGAGTTGCTGCAGACGCTGGCCGGGCAGTTGTCCGTCGCCATTGACAACGCGCAGTTCTACGAGAGCGTGCGGCGCAACCTGGCCGAAACCGAGGCGCTCTTCGCCTTCGCCCAGCGCGCGCGCGAGACCTCCGACATGGCCGCGATTGCGGAGGCCGCTGTGGCTGCGGCGCTGGCCGTGATGCCCGTCGACGACGCGATCCTGCACCTGTCCGACGGCGACCCGCCGGTGCTGACTCCATTATCCGCGTTTGTGAACGGGCACGCATACTCCGCAGCCGAGTCGCGCCGCCCTGTGGAAGATATGTTAGGCGCGCCGGCGATCGGTGGCGTCACCGGCTGGGTCCTCACGCACCGGCAGGCTCAACGCATTGGCGATGTGCGCCGCGACTCGCGATTTGTGGGCAACCTCGACATGCGCTCCGAACTGTGCATGCCGATCATAAGGCGGGATCAGGTGCTCGGTGTTTTCAACGTCGAGTGCGCGGCTCTGGATGCGTATGATGCGCGTCATGAGCGCTTCATGCAGACGCTGGCCGGGCACCTGGCGGTCGCCATCGAAAGCGCGCGCCTGGCGGAGGCCGAGCGCCAGCGCGCCCGCGAACTGGCCGGCCAGTACGAGATCTCGCAGGCATTTGGCGCGCTGGGCAGCACGCGGGCCACCTATGCCGAAGTCACGCGCCGCATCGCGCAGGTGTTCGGCGTGCAAAGCGCGGTGATTCTGTTGTACGACGACGAGACCAAGCGCATGCGGGCGCAGGAACCGGCCTACGGCGCGTCGCCGGAACTGCTTGCGGATGCGCACTACCTGATGAACGAATTTTCCCGCGCCGTGTGGGATCCATACCACGAACCGGTCTGGATCGTCAATGACGTGGAGGGGGCGACGGCGTCCGTGCGGCGTCTCGCCTCGCGCTTTGATGCCCGCCAGTGGCTCGCGGCGGCGATGTTTGGGCAGGGCGGATTGATCGGCGCGCTGTATATCTTCAAACGCATTGTGCCGGGCCAGTTCACCGCGCGCGACGGCCAGTTGATGGTCGTGCTGGCGCGCCAGGCGGCGCTCGCCATCGAAAACGCCCGCCTGATCGACACCGAACGCCGCAGCCGCATGCAGTTGGCGCTCGTTAACCAGATCGACCGGCTGGCCGGCTCATCGCTTGACCTCGATCCGCTGATGCGCGACCTCGTCCGCCGGATTCGCGAAGCGTGGCGTTACCCCGGCGTGTCAATCTTCTACGCGGAGGGTGACGAGTTAGTGCAAGGCGCCAGTGATGCTGCATGGGACGCGCCGCCGGGCTATCGCCAGCCGATCAGCCAGGGTACGCTGGGCTGGGTGGCGCGTCATCGCCAGCCGCGTCTGGTCAACGATGTCACGCGCGCCAAGGAGTTTGTCGACCCGGCCGGCATTGGCATGCGCTCGGAACTGATTGTTCCATTGATTGCCCGCGACGAACTGGTCGGTGTGCTGGCGCTGGCCGGCGACCAGCCGAACGAGTTCGATGGCGCCGACCTGGCGGCGATGCAGACGATTGCCGACCAGGTGGCGCAGGCGATCTTCAACGCCCGCCTGTATCAGACCGAGCGCCGCCGCGCCAACCAGATCGCGACGGTTTCGCAGTTGGGCCGCGAGATCACCTCGATGCTCAACCTGAGCGATCTGCTGAACCGCAGCGTGCAACTGGTCTGCACCCAGTTCCAGTTCGCGCGCGTGCGTATCTTTCTCGCCGACTTCGAGAAAGATATCGCCTGGGTGGCGGCGGCGGCCGGCCAGGATAAACTCTCGTCGCCGTCGACGCTCCCAATCCGTTCGCTGGCGGCCGCGGCCCGCGCCATCAATGAACAGCGACCGTTTCATGACGAGACCGACCCGCGGGCCGGCGTGCTGCTGGCTGTGCCGATCCACTCGGCCGAGCGCACGCTGGGCGCGCTGGAGGTGCAGGCTCGGTCGTCCATCCGGTTCGGCGCTGATGATGAGGCGATTGTGCAGACGCTGGCGGACCAGCTGGCTGTGGCGATCTCCAATGCCGAGCTGCACATGGCGGTCGAGCGGCAGGCGCGCACCGACAGCCTGACCGGCGTGTTCAACCACAGCCATTTCCTCGAACGCCTGCAAGACGCCCTGAGCGCGGCGGTGGCGGGTCGCGCGTCGCTGTCGTTGATCATGCTCGACATCGACTACTTCAAACAGTACAACGACAAATACGGCCATGTGATGGGCGACCGGGTGCTCGGCACGATCGTGCAGGCAATTCGCCGCAATATCAAGCAGGGCGACATTGTCGGTCGCTGGGGCGGCGAGGAGTTCGGCATTGGGTTGCCGGGCGCCAACGCCGGACAGGCGCTGCGCGTGGCCGGGCGGATTCGCGCCACGCTGGCCGGCATGCCGCTCGCCGACGAGCGCGGCCGCGACATACCCAAGCCAACCATCAGCCAGGGCCTGGCGGTCTATCCCGACCACGGGCAGACGCTGGAGGAGCTTGTCGATCTGTCCGACCGCATGTTGTACGAAGCCAAGAGCCGTGGTCGCGACCAGGTGATTCTGTATTCGCCGGATTCGAGCGGCATTCAGATCCGCCTGCCCATCCAGGAGGACAGCGATGAACAAGCGTGA
- the obgE gene encoding GTPase ObgE — MTDFLDEARIEIKAGDGGDGVVSFRREKYIPMGGPDGGHGGRGGDVIFVADKGLNLLNFFRRKHHFNADDGTNGAGRNMHGRDGETLRLHVPCGTVIRDAASGDLLADLVHAGQEYTAATGGRGGRGNSAFVKAHNQAPRIAERGAPGGKRELRLELKLIADVGIVGLPNAGKSTLLSVISNARPKIADYPFTTLSPNLGVVILDEQAAFVAADIPGLIEGAHDGHGLGDRFLKHIERTRLLVHVLDGGSADPLKDFAVINAELDAFNPALASKPQIVALNKMDLPEARKAWPRIQRFMQARGIPALAISAATTEGVRELVNRVAQTLPELPVEAQAELPVIHPELPEEVFTVTREGAGWRVTGRKVERLMAMTYWNESESVERLQRILTAMGVFSALRAAGVAEGDMVHIGEGHLEWTE; from the coding sequence ATGACTGATTTTCTTGATGAAGCGCGTATAGAAATCAAAGCGGGCGACGGCGGCGATGGAGTCGTATCGTTTCGTCGCGAGAAGTACATCCCCATGGGCGGGCCGGACGGCGGGCACGGCGGGCGCGGCGGCGATGTTATCTTCGTGGCCGACAAGGGCCTCAATCTGCTGAACTTTTTCCGGCGCAAACATCACTTCAACGCCGACGACGGCACGAACGGCGCGGGCCGCAACATGCACGGCCGGGATGGCGAAACGCTGCGCCTGCACGTGCCGTGCGGCACCGTCATCCGCGACGCAGCCAGCGGCGACCTGCTGGCCGATCTGGTGCATGCAGGACAGGAATACACCGCGGCAACCGGCGGTCGCGGCGGTCGCGGCAACTCTGCATTCGTCAAGGCGCACAATCAGGCGCCGCGCATTGCGGAGCGTGGTGCGCCCGGCGGCAAGCGCGAGCTGCGCCTTGAACTCAAGCTGATCGCCGACGTCGGTATCGTCGGCCTGCCTAACGCCGGCAAGTCGACGCTGCTGTCCGTTATCTCCAATGCGCGCCCGAAGATCGCAGATTACCCGTTCACGACGCTGTCGCCGAACCTCGGCGTCGTCATCCTTGATGAGCAGGCCGCCTTTGTTGCCGCCGACATCCCCGGGCTGATCGAGGGCGCGCACGACGGGCACGGGCTTGGCGATCGCTTCCTCAAGCACATCGAGCGCACGCGCCTGCTCGTGCATGTGCTCGACGGCGGTTCGGCCGACCCGCTCAAAGACTTCGCGGTCATCAACGCGGAACTGGACGCATTCAATCCCGCGCTGGCCTCCAAGCCGCAGATCGTTGCGCTGAACAAGATGGATCTGCCCGAAGCGCGCAAAGCGTGGCCGCGCATTCAGCGGTTCATGCAGGCACGCGGCATCCCTGCGCTGGCGATCTCGGCGGCGACCACCGAGGGCGTCCGCGAGCTCGTGAACCGTGTGGCGCAGACGCTGCCGGAGTTGCCCGTCGAGGCGCAGGCCGAACTGCCGGTGATTCATCCCGAATTGCCGGAGGAGGTCTTCACGGTGACCCGCGAAGGTGCGGGCTGGCGCGTGACCGGTCGCAAGGTCGAGCGCCTGATGGCCATGACCTACTGGAACGAGTCCGAATCGGTCGAGCGCTTGCAGCGCATCCTCACGGCAATGGGCGTCTTCAGCGCACTGCGCGCGGCCGGCGTTGCCGAGGGCGACATGGTTCACATCGGCGAAGGCCACTTGGAGTGGACCGAGTAG
- a CDS encoding YjbQ family protein, producing MRECASLAKTGPGTEMVNVSAQVQAIVARSGVQEGICVVVLPHTTGGLTVNSYLDPLTPADLVTESDRIVPTRINFHHQADGPTDASGHIKASLFGNSQSFIVTGGKLLLGHSQAIFFCEFDGPRDRQVHVRVMRDT from the coding sequence ATGCGCGAGTGTGCGTCCCTGGCCAAGACCGGACCCGGCACCGAGATGGTCAACGTCAGCGCGCAGGTGCAAGCGATCGTCGCGCGCAGCGGCGTGCAGGAAGGCATCTGCGTCGTCGTGCTGCCGCACACCACCGGCGGCCTGACCGTCAACTCCTACCTCGACCCGCTGACGCCCGCCGACCTGGTCACGGAGTCCGATCGGATCGTGCCGACGCGCATCAACTTCCATCACCAGGCCGACGGGCCGACCGACGCCTCCGGCCACATCAAAGCATCGTTGTTCGGCAACTCGCAGTCGTTCATTGTCACCGGCGGGAAGCTGCTGCTCGGCCACTCACAGGCGATCTTCTTCTGCGAGTTCGACGGCCCGCGCGACCGGCAGGTGCACGTGCGGGTCATGCGCGACACATAA
- a CDS encoding DUF624 domain-containing protein: MQLAFSIFGRSLRLLYQNLWPLLWLSTLWVLASVLLVTLPPATAALYACVDELVAGRDVPTRAFFAALRRYFVRGWLLFAINTLWLGAAVYGTLFYLSQSGPIQIAIVVPIYVLLFGALLQPYLFPLLIVQSDKSVRLVYRNAIVLLLRQPLFTVTVSIMLAAWTFIVIALNGPVLVVAVAASAFLQCLALRTVLPLALPPGTQAEEGGGAQSSEDTDRDEQAQPNWPE, from the coding sequence ATGCAGCTCGCCTTCAGCATCTTCGGGCGCTCCCTGCGGCTGCTCTACCAGAATCTCTGGCCGCTGCTGTGGTTGAGCACGCTGTGGGTGCTCGCCAGCGTCCTGCTGGTGACGTTGCCGCCCGCGACCGCCGCGCTGTATGCCTGCGTGGACGAACTGGTCGCCGGGCGCGATGTGCCGACGCGCGCCTTCTTCGCGGCGCTGCGCCGCTACTTCGTGCGCGGGTGGCTGCTGTTCGCCATCAACACGCTCTGGCTCGGCGCGGCGGTCTACGGGACGCTGTTCTATCTGAGCCAGAGCGGCCCGATACAGATTGCCATCGTCGTGCCGATCTACGTGCTGCTGTTCGGCGCGCTGCTCCAGCCGTATCTATTCCCCCTGCTGATCGTCCAGTCAGACAAGAGCGTGCGGCTGGTCTATCGCAACGCGATTGTGCTGCTGCTGCGCCAGCCACTGTTCACGGTCACGGTCAGCATCATGCTGGCCGCATGGACGTTTATCGTTATCGCGCTGAACGGGCCGGTCCTGGTGGTGGCCGTGGCGGCGTCAGCGTTCCTGCAGTGCCTGGCGCTGCGGACCGTGCTGCCGCTGGCGTTGCCGCCGGGTACGCAAGCGGAGGAGGGCGGTGGAGCACAATCCTCGGAAGACACGGATCGTGACGAGCAAGCACAACCGAACTGGCCGGAGTAA
- a CDS encoding ABC transporter permease subunit: MNARSLWNPDRWHALATLQKRERRGLLIGPGLYVTVAIALLASAIVLRNSLQFAADNTVAVMSRPLIVPFYFSMTIAALYLALTATTTVAREREQGVLETLFYGPIDETAYIAGKFVAPLLACAVVALADVAWGLLVAWLSNLYFAPDLLWVAALSVLAGGMLVAFSLLVSTATRSARAAVIVFLLIVVVVAAVQIGYGVVATAVATPEANRANPLLFLRDVLQLLNQVADWVSPFAYLSRGIDALVVGDAAGFASAAALTAAATVLCLALAVRSLQRRGVRP; the protein is encoded by the coding sequence ATGAACGCCCGCTCGCTCTGGAACCCCGACCGCTGGCACGCGCTGGCGACGCTGCAGAAGCGCGAGCGGCGCGGCCTGCTGATCGGCCCGGGGCTGTACGTCACGGTCGCCATCGCGCTGCTGGCATCGGCGATCGTCCTGCGCAACAGCCTGCAGTTCGCCGCCGACAACACGGTGGCGGTCATGAGCCGCCCGCTGATCGTGCCGTTCTACTTCAGCATGACCATCGCCGCGCTCTATCTTGCACTCACCGCGACGACGACCGTGGCGCGCGAGCGCGAGCAGGGCGTGCTGGAGACGCTGTTCTATGGCCCGATCGACGAGACGGCCTACATCGCCGGCAAGTTCGTCGCACCGCTGCTCGCATGCGCCGTGGTCGCGCTGGCCGACGTGGCGTGGGGCCTGCTCGTCGCGTGGCTGTCCAACCTGTACTTCGCGCCGGACCTGTTGTGGGTCGCCGCGCTGTCGGTGCTGGCGGGCGGCATGCTCGTCGCGTTCAGCCTGCTGGTCTCGACGGCCACACGCAGCGCGCGCGCCGCCGTGATTGTCTTCCTGCTGATTGTCGTAGTCGTCGCGGCGGTGCAAATCGGCTACGGCGTCGTCGCCACGGCGGTCGCCACACCGGAGGCCAACCGCGCCAACCCGCTGCTCTTCCTGCGCGACGTGCTGCAACTGCTGAACCAGGTCGCGGACTGGGTGTCGCCGTTCGCCTACCTGAGCCGGGGCATCGACGCACTGGTTGTTGGCGACGCCGCCGGGTTCGCCAGCGCGGCCGCGCTGACGGCGGCGGCAACGGTGCTGTGCCTGGCGCTGGCCGTGCGCAGCCTGCAGCGGCGCGGGGTGCGGCCATGA